A stretch of DNA from Flavobacteriaceae bacterium MAR_2009_75:
TGCAAATATATAGTACTTTAGAATTTCGAACACATTACAAACAAGAAGTTGATTAATGGGAGAATTTATCTTAAGAAAAGCCACGGTCTCAGATTTAGAACATCTCTTAAAATTTGAACAAGAAATTATACAGGCAGAACGGCCGTTTGACCCGACCATAAGAGAGGGTAAAATCAGCTATTACGATATTGAAGAATTAATTCTTAGCGATGAGGCAGAAGTATTGGTCATTGAGTACGAAGATAAGCTTGTAGCTTCTGGCTATGCTAAAATACGGGAAGCAAGACATTACTTAGATCATGAAGTGTATTCTTATTTAGGTTTTATGTATACCGATCTAAAGTACAGGGGTCAGAGTTTAAATCGAAAAATTGTTGATGCCTTACGAGAGTGGTCATACAATAGAGGGGTTAAAGAAGTTCGATTGACCGTATATCAAGAAAATTTAGGAGCGATAAAAGCTTACGAAAAAGCAGGTTTTAAAAAGCATATAATCGAGATGCGATTAGAAGATGACAAACTTGATGAAGGGCCTACGAAATCGGCATCATAATCGTATTTTTGAACAAACTTTTTTCTATGCAGTTTGAAAATACGCTCGGGTTTGCCAAGTCGCTTGATAAAGCCGATTCTTTGGCAAAATATAGAGATGAATTTCATTTTCCCCAAGTAAATGGAAAGCAAGTCATTTATTTCACTGGAAATTCTCTGGGGTTGCGACCCAAACGTACCAAAAACTATATTGATGAGGTCATGACCGATTGGGCAGAGTTGGCAGTCGAGGGCCATTTTCACTCTAAAAAGCCTTGGTGGGACTATCATGAGCGGTTGGCAGAACCTATGGCAAAGGTTGTAGGGGCAAAGCGAGAAGAGGTCTGTGCAATGAATACATTAACCGTCAATTTACACCTGCTCATGGTAACCTTTTACAGGCCTACTAAAGAGCGTTACAAGATTATTTGTGAAGAAAAAGCATTTCCTTCCGATCAATACATGTTGCAAAGTCAGGTGAGACATCATGGTTTTACACCTGAGAAAACCATTATCGAGGTGCAAAAGAGAGATGGCGAGAACCATTGGCATACGGAAGATATCTTAAAAGTTATCGAAGATGCAGGTGATGAGTTGGCCCTGGTTCTTATCGGTGGGGTCAATTATTATAATGGGCAGGTTTTCGATATGGAAACCATTACAGCAGCAGGTAAAAAAGTTGGTGCCATGGTAGGCTGGGACCTTGCGCATGCTGCTGGCAATATCGAGCTAAAGCTTCATGATTGGAATGCTGATTTTGCTGCTTGGTGCAGTTATAAATATATGAATAGTGGCCCGGGCAATGCTTCTGGAATTTTCATTCATGAGAAGCATTTAGATAAAAAAGACATCAATCGTTTCGAAGGATGGTGGGGCACTAAAAAAGATACTCGCTTTTTGATGAAGCCTGAATTCGAAGCGCCGGCTTCAGCCGATGCTTGGCAACTAAGTAATCCGCCGGTATTGTCATTAGCACCCTATTTGGCTTCTTTAGAGATGTTTGAAGAAGTGGGTATGAAAGCGCTTATAGATAAACGAAATCTTATAGTTTCTTATCTTGAATATGTTCTGAGTGAAATAGACAAACAGACTGCAGGATCATTTGAAATAATTACACCCGAAGATCGAGGCTGTCAATTGTCTGTGTTTTTGCATGGTCAGGGGAAAGAACTTTTTGATTATTTAATGAAAAACGGTGTTGTTACCGATTGGCGAGAACCCAATGTAATACGCTTGGCGCCTGCGCCTTTCTATTGCTCTTTTGAAGATATGTTCAGGTTTGGCCAAATTCTGAAAGAAGGTATACGCTCTCTTTCATAAGAAATAGGTTCTCAATTTAGAAATTAACTATTTTATACAATTCGACTCCTTAGTTTTTCAGTTATAAATTGCATTTCATCTTTTAGTTTGTCCTCATCAATAGGTTTACTGATAATGTGCAAGGGGTCGGTTTTTTGGGCAAGTTCAAGGGTAGGCCGGTCTGAATTTCCCGTAAGAAAAACAAATGGTATTTGATATTTGTCTTTTATCGTCTTTGCTAAATCAATACCACTTAAAGAGCCTGATAGCCCTATATCTAAAAATATGATATTCGGAGTATTGGTCTCGATAAAAGAAAGAGTGTCGGGACCCGTGTCGACAGATCCTAGCACTTCATGACCCAAGTTGGCCAAGGCTTCCTCTAAAAACATTTGAATGATAAAATTATCTTCTACGATCAATATACTTAAATCCATATAATTGAATTATTTTCCAAAATTTTAAAATTCCTATCTAAGATATCTGCTCGATTTCCTTAAAGTTTATGATGTAATAGGTACCCGGTTTTAAATTATCTTTTTCAATATTACCTCGTAATTGCAGAACTAATTTGTGAATTAGTTTCAAACCTAACGATTTGGTGTTTCTAAAATTAACGTCTGAAGGAAAACCGGATCCGTTATCGCTAATCACCATTTTATAGTTGTAGCTAGATGATTGTACTTTCTCCAATTTAATAAAAATGGTTCCCTTTTTGGTGTCTTGAAAACCATACTTAAGAGAATTGGTAATTATCTCATTTATGATAAGACCTAGGGGTATCGATGTATCTATATTAAGGTAAATATTATCGATTTCGGTCTCCAGTGTTATATCATTTTCTCTACCTTTCATCGACTGTATAAGGGCCGTCACCATTTCATTGATGTAGGTGTTGTAATCTATTCTACTTAGGTCACCACTCTTATATAGCATTTCATGAACCATACCCATAGAGTTTATTCGGTACTGACTATACCTAAATAGCATTTTAATGGTTTCGTCTTTAATAAAACTAGATTGCAGGCTTAAAAGACTAGCTACTACTTGAAGGTTATTTTTTACTCTATGGTGTATTTCTTTTATAAGTGTATCTCTTTCATTTAGTTGATTTTCGATACTCTTGTTCAATTCTGATATTTTAATATAATTTTTATTTAAAAAGTAAGTGATGCTGAGTAAAAAAAGAACACCTGCAGAAAGCAGTGCCCCATTTTTATAAGTATCTCTTTTGAATTTTGCCAACTTGCTCCTGATTAATGCGATATTGTTTCGGGTATAAAGAGTCCAAGTTTGAGCACCATCTAAGCTAATATTTTTGTAGAAAAACTCTGGTTTTCCATTTTCATCGACTTTATCTAAATCTTGGGTAAATTCGCTATAGAGTTCTAGATTCTCATCGTAATAAACTTCATTGGATGCATTGAGCAGGCCAATATTCTTTCCTTCAAATGTGTCGAACCAATTTTGAATATTTAAGTTTAGCCCTATAACTCCGATTTTTTTGGTTGCTGAAAATAGCGGACTAAAAAAACGAACGGTAGGCCTGTGTGGAAGCTCAATTTTACCATCTTCGATATTCAGATCTAATTGAGAGATATAGACTTGCCCTTTGTCAGCTTTCAGGGCCTCTCGAAAATAGTAGCGATCACCTTTATATTGAAGTTTCTCAGGGTTTGTTATTTGAAGCGAATGGTTCTGCATTTCCACTCTAATAATTTCATTTCCGGTATCATCTATTATTCGGGCTTGAAAATAGTTGTCATTAAGTTTAATAAATGCCCCTAATTTTCTTGCAATAGACTCAGGGGAATCACCGGCCAAAAGCTCAAGCTCGACCATATTGCGAATTAGGGCAATATTTTTTTTGCTTATCTTAAATAGGTTAAAAAACTGGTTCTCGGCCTCTTTTACCCTATTAATTGCTTTTATCTCTTCAATTTCATATATGTTTTTCTTGTAGGTCGAAATTCGTCTCACTACAGATGTCCATAGTAGTACGTTGGTGATAAGAAATAATATAAGCGAGATAATAATCAGATTAACATTAGTTAATTTGAACTTCATATTGTTAAGCAAATTTGTTTTAAGTGATTGAATTAAAAGAAAGTAGGTTAAGCTTGGCGTTTTTAATTCAAAAATTTCACTCATAAAAATATTATTTTTTTTTCAATAAAGCTCTCTTATTTTAGGAAATATCTTACATAATTACACGCTCAAAACCACAATTTTCGCAAACGTTTGCGAAGATGTTCATTGTGAGTTGGTTAAGTTAAAACCGTAAGAAGTGATAATTTATAGTGCCGTCTTAAGCTCATATCTAAGTCGAAAGATTTTCGATTTTTAGATTATATTCGTCGACCAGATATAGGGTTACTATGAAATCTTTGCTTCTAATTTTAACTAATGCCCGATACTTTGGTCCCTCATGGGTTTTTGCGAGTATTAATATTCTATTCGGTACTTGGGCCATCTATATCCCCACGGTAAAAGAGAATCTTGATATCGACAAGTCCCAATTGGGTATTGCCATATTTTTTTTGGCGTTGGGTGTTTTTATTGTATTTCCTTTTGCTTCAATTATTATAAATCGTATCGGAGTCGGCAAGGCCACACGAGCGGGTGTGATTTTAAGTTGTTTCGCGGCCCTATTTCCCCTTTTGGCACCCAATTATTATTTGCTGGCCTTTTCACTTTTTTTATTTGGGGCATGCAATGGGTTTACAGATATTTCGATGAACACCTTGGTGACCGAAATCGAGAAAGAAGATAAACAGAAATTTATGTCTGCCTCTCATGGTTTTTTTAGTCTAGGGGGTGTTTTAGCAGGTTTGGGTAGTTTTTTAATAGGTCCGTTAGATAATCCTCCGCTGCATATGGGCTTGGCCGTGGTTTTGGTATTGATCGTAAATGCTTTCTTTCATAAGCGTTTTAAAGATGTGGTCGCTGCCACTGAAGAAAAAGAAGCCTTTAGCCTTAAATTATTTAAACCTTTGTTATTCTTGGGGATTATTTCTTTTGTTGCCATGGGGAGTGAAGGCGCTATTGTGGACTGGAGCGGACTTTATCTCAAAGAAATAAGTTTGGCACCTGAAATTCTTTGGGGTGCAGGTTTTCTTGGTTTTCAAGTTACTATGACCGTAGGTCGCTTTCTGGGAGACGGTATAAGTTCGAAAATAGGTTCTATTAAAATGGTAACCATCGCTTCGATTGTGGTGATGCTGGGCTATGCTCTGGTTTTAACTACCGATATTTATTTGGCTATCATCGGGTTTGCCTTGAGCGGACTTGGTTTTTCGGTTATTGTACCAGAAGTCTTTCGCATCGGGGGCAATGTTAAGGGAATAGATTCTTCGCAAGGCGTCTCTTTTATAGCCGGTACCGGCTATACAGGTTTTTTATTGGCGCCACCATTGCTAGGTTTTGTAGCCGACACATCTTCTCTTGTAACTTGTTTTCTAGTACTATTGGGCTGTGCACTACTTATACTTTCTGCCACAGTTGTTCTTCAACGCCGTCATGGCAAATAGCAGATACTATTATTTGGTAGTAGTTGCCTCTAAGCCCGTAAAATAGAGTTTGAAACTTCCATCTTCGTTTTTGTGCATTTTCGCCAATTTTAATCCTTTTACATCGGTATAATCTTCCCAAGTGGTAATCATCGAAGGTTCGTCTTGATTCGCTTTGCGAAATACCCACTCTTTTACGATGTAATCGTCCTCAAAATAAAAATCATACGCATCACCAGGAGTATAACCTCCTTCTTGATCATAAGTAACCGTTAACTTTTGCATCGATTTTTTACTCATAGGAGCTTTCACATCGGTAGAATGTTCGGTTGAACTTCCGTTTTCATCCCAAAGAATATTTATGGGTGCCATTAACCAATATTTGTCGTTTATAAAACTGCCGTTGGTTTTGTAAGCGGTACTATCCATCTCCTTACGGCTATAGGTTAACGTGTCTTCTGCGGTTATGGCAGTAACTTCATTAGATTTCGGTTTCCATACCCAGCTTCGTTCATAATGAGAAGTATCACGATCAACATTGAAGGTGAACTTAAGTTCTTCGATATCATTCCAATTTTCGTAGCCATTGGCATAGGCTATCTTCTCTAAAAGACTCAACTCTTTTTTCGGGACGTCAGTCTGTGTCTCTTCCTTCTTAGTTTCATTACAAGACAAAACAACTATAGAAAAGATTATGATTGCGGATAGATATTTCTTCATGACAGGTGGTTTTTTCAAAGATAACAGCTTTTAGAACCTAAGTATAGTTTATGAAGGAAAACTTATTAAAGCTTATTGAAGGTATTCAGGGTATTCAACTCTAATAAATCTATCCAAACTTTTGGTGATATTACTTGACATACTGCTCGTGTTGGCATTTAAATAAATTGCTTAATTTTGAGCATATCAAAATAGATAAAATGAGTTCTAAAAAAGGGAAAGTACAAGAAACGATAGACGAGAAATTATTGGAGGAAAGAAAAGTGTTCTTATGGGGCATGGTCGATGATGATACCGCCAAACATGTTATCGATCGTCTTATGTACCTAGATATGCAAAACAATAAAGAAATTCAATTATTCATAAATAGTCCGGGTGGCTATGTAACCTCTGGCTTCGCCATGTACGACACTATAAAATCGCTAAAGAGCCCGGTATCGACCATATGCACCGGTTTAGCGGCGTCTATGGGTTCTATTCTCTTGTCTGTAGGTAAGAAGGGTAGAAGGTTTATTCAGCCTCATGCCCAAGTTATGATCCATCAACCTAGTGGTGGTGCCCGTGGTCAGGCATCGAATATTGAAATACAGGCCAAAGAGATTATCAAGACCAAAGAATTGAGTGCTAGAATTTTGGCAGATAACTGCGGACAAGATTATGAGAAGGTCTTAAAAGATTTTGATAGAGATTACTGGATGAATGCTGAAGAGTCAATCGAATATGGCATCGTTGATGGTGTACTAGAATAGTGCTATTTTTTAAAAGCACGAAAAAAGTCCTTCGCAAAATTGAGTTATGAAGGACTTTCTTTTTGAATATATATATAGGCGCTTTCGCGGAATGTTCAACTTATTTACGTATCAACTACATTTGATGGATGCCTACTTAGAGTTAAAAGAATATTAAATCAATTTAAAACCGTTCAGGATGCTCTATAATTTCTCTTGCCCTTGTTTTTAGGTCTTCGAGTTCTCTCTTATTTTTCTTATTCAATAGATTCATCATCATGGCCATACGGTTATTATTCTCAAAGTGATTTCTTTTTTCGTCTAAAAAGTTCCAGTATAATGCATTGAATGGGCAAGCGTTTTCTCCCAGTTTCTTTGTGTGGCTATAATGACAACCCTTACAATAATTACTCATTTTGTTGATATAGTTTGCGCTACTCACATAAGGTTTGGTGCCAACGATGCCCCCATCGGCAAACTGACTCATACCCCTGGTATTGGTAATTTCGACCCATTCTATGGCATCAATGTAAATACCAAGATACCAAGCATCAACCTCGTCAGGGTCGGTCATGGTTAATAGGGCGTAATTGCCGGTTATCATCAGGCGCTGAATATGATGGGCGTATGCTTCGTTCAGGCTTTGTTTAATGCTATGCCTTAAGCAGTTCATTTTAGTATCAGCGGTCCAAAAGAAATCGGGCAATTTATTACTATTTTCGAGCTTGTTGAGGTTGGCGTAATTGGGCATTTCTTTCCAATAAATACCTCTCATATATTCTCGCCAGCCTAAAATTTGACGTATAAAACCTTCTACTTGAGAGATATGTATTTCATCGGTATGGTTGTAGTAATAATCTAATACCTTGTCAATTACCTCTTTTGGTGATATCATTTTGCTATTCATAGCAAAAGATAATCGAGAGTGAAAAAGAAAGTGCTGATCGGTGTGCATAGCATCTTGAAAGTCACCAAAATGAACCAAGAAATTTTGAACGAAGTAATTCAATACGGAGAGACTGTCTGAGCGCGAAGTGGGCCAATTAAAATTGGTGGGGTCAATCGCCCCGAAGTAATCAACGTTGGCCTGTTCAATATCTTCAAGAATGGATGACACATCTTTTCTAAAACCTCGTTCATGTGGTATTTCGGGCTCACCTTTCCATTTTTTACGATTACTTTGGTCAAAGTTCCATCTACCGCCTTCGGGTTGTGCATTGTTAACCATAATACGATGCTTTTTCCGCATCATGCGATAAAAGCTTTCCATTATGAAGCTCTTTTTATTCGCGAAGAAATTTTTAACCTCGTATCTGGAAGTATAAAAATGTTCAGTGTCGAATACCTCGGTTTCCAATTTTATCGATTTGCAAATGTTATTTAACTGAAGATCTAATCGATATTCATCGGGTAGCAGATATTCAAATTTTGTGGCGTTCGCCCGATCGATGCCGTACTGAATAACTTTTGTTAAGCCTTGAGGGTTTTCGGGGTCATTGATTTTGAGATAAATTACCCGATGGCCTTTCTGGGTTAATTCACTTGAAAAGTTACGCATGGCGCTAAAAAAACCTATGACCTTTTGAATATGATGTTTGACATAGTCTGTTTCTTGTTTCATCTCTGCAATGATGTAGGTCACATTATTATCCACTTTTTGAAACCAAGAGTGTTTGTGGTTCAGTTGGTCGCCTAAAATCAATCTTAAGGTGTGCATGGCTTTTTAATATTGCGATTGTTTGTGACTACTAAGTAAATCAGAGAAAAGCTTTTTAATGGCACTTATCGCATTTTAGTTGAATGTATTTAAATCTATCATTTTTGATTTTGGGAGAAAAAGCTCTTTTAACCTTATATTTGTTCGATTTGCCGATTTTCATGGTAAATGAGAACAAAAAACGATGAAGGTTTGATTCATTTTTTAGAAGAGAATCCTTTATTAATAAATATCTTATTTTTAGCCCCTTTCAAATTTTAGGGTAGCATATCTTATCTATGATTCAAAATCAGAAAAACATTGCCATTATTGGTTCAGGGCTAGTTGGGTCTTTATTGGCTATTTATTTGAAAAGGCTAGGGCATAATATAACGGTTTTTGACCGCAGACCTGATATTCGTAACATTACATTTTCTGGCAGGTCGATTAATCTTGCTATGAGCAATAGAGGGTGGAGAGCTTTGAAAGAAGTGGGTATAGCCGACGAAATCAGAAATTTGGCCATACCTCTTGATAAAAGGGCGATGCACGTAATCGGCGAACCCATGTATTTTCAGAAATATGGTAAAGATGGTGAAGCGATTTGGTCAATTTCACGTGGAATACTGAACAAACGTATGATTGATTTGGCCGAAGAAGCAGGGGTTACTTTTCGATTTGAAGAGAAAGTTTGGGATGTTAATCTGCCCGAAGCGAAAATTTATACGGGACAATCTGAAAAAAGTGAGTGGAAAGAGTACAAGTATGACATGATTTTTGGGTGCGATGGTGCCTTTTCAAGAGTTCGTCACAAAATGCAAAGGCGCAGCCGATTCGACTATTCTCAAGATTTTATTGACGTGGGCTACAAAGAACTCTCTATACCACCGAATGAAGACGGTACCCATAAATTTGATAGTAACTCATTTCATATTTGGCCACGGGGTAAGTTTATGCTTATAGCTATGCCAAACCTAGACGGTAGTTTCACCTGTACCTTGTTTTTGCCATTCGAAGGTGAGGTATCTTTCGAAAGTCTAAAAACCAAAGAAGAAGCAAAAGCCTTTTTTAAAGAATACTTTCCGAATGTGCGTAGAGAAATCGAAAACTTGACGGGTGATTTCTTCAAGAACCCGACTAGTGCCATGGTGACCATGAAATGCTACCCCTGGTCGTATTGGGACAAAGTTGCTTTGGTGGGAGACTCTGCCCATGCCGTAGTACCTTTCTATGGTCAAGGAATGAATGCTGGTTTTGAAGATATCTATATTTTGAATAAGATTATTCATAAGTACGGAGATGATTGGGGTCGTATTTTTCAAGAATATCAAGAAGATAGAAAGCCAAATGCAGATGCGATTGCAGAATTAAGCTATCGTAATTTCGTTGAAATGAGTAGTAAAACCGCAAATCCTAAATTTTTACTTCAAAAAAAGATAGAAAAGCATTTTGCAGCCAAACACCCCGATAAATGGATACCGGTCTATAGTAGGGTAACATTTTCAGAACGACCTTATGCTGAAGCCTTGGCAGTTGGAGATGCCCAAGAAAAGGTAATGAAAGAAATAATGCAAATACCCAATATTGAAGAAAAATGGGATAGTCTAGAAGTAGAGCAGAAAATTTTGGAACTACTTTAATTTCAAAATGCTCACTAAAGTTATTGCATAAAAAAAGCCGCTCATGAGCGGCTTTTTTTATTTATAATGAAACACTGTTACATTTTAGCGAACAGTTTTTGCATTTTTTCTTGCTCTTCTTCAGCCAATACGGGATCGACCAAAATTCTACCACTATGTTCATCGGTGATAATCTTCTTTCGAGAAGCAATTTCAACCTGAACCTGAGGTGGTATAGTAAAGAAAGAACCACCTGAAGCACCTCTTTCAATTGGTACAACGGCCAAGCCATTCTTTACGTTATTACGAATTCGTGCATAAGCCTTTACCAATCGCTCTTCAATTTCAGTTTGGTACTTTTCTGATTGCTCTAACAAAGACTGCTCTTCTTTCTCGGTCTCGGCCAAAATAGCATCGAGTTCACTCTTTTTGTGCTTAAGGTGTGCCTCACGCTCACTTAATCGCTCTTTGGTTTCAGAAATAACCACTTTCTTCTGTTCAATTTGCGCTTTGAACTCTTTAATGTTCTTTTCGGCCAATTGAATTTCAAGCTCTTGAAACTCTAGCTCTTTACTGATGGAGTTGAACTCTCTACTGTTACGAACGTTTTTTTGTTGCTCGTTGTATTTTTTAATAAGTGTCTTGGCTTCCTCGATCAAGTTTTTCTTCGCGCCGATTTCAAAATTAATGGTTTCAACATCGGTCTTCAACTTGTCTATTCTGGTTTTAAGTCCCAGAACCTCGTCTTCCAAATCCTCAACTTCTAGTGGTAGTTCGCCTCGAACGTTTCGTATTTCATCTACTCTTGAATCAATCAATTGCAGGTCATACAATGCCCTAAGTTTTTGTTCTACCGAAGCCTCTTCTTTTTTTGCCATAAATTTTTATAAATACTTGATGGGATTGGTTTTACTTTCCGATAAACGGACTGCAAAATTAGGAATTTTTTTTGTAAGATAGTCAACTAAAAGATTTTTTGTAAACTGTTCTGTTTCATAGTGTCCAATATCGGCAATCACTATCTTGTTTTCAGCTTTATAAAACTCGTGATACTTAATGTCTGAAGTTATGTAGACATCTGCTCCTGCTGATATTGCCGCCTCAATTGCAAAAGCTCCGCTTCCACCTAAGACAGCAACTTTTTTTATCTGTTTTCCCAATAATTGTGAATGCCTTATTGCAGATGAATTCATTTTTCTCTTCACATGTTCGAGAAATTCAATTTCGTCGATAGGTTCGTTTAAGGTGCCGACCATTCCTATACCTATATTTTGGTCTGTATTGTCTAAAGTTGAAATTTCATAAGCCACTTCTTCGTACGGATGAGAGTCTAACAGCGCATTTATTATTTTAGATTGATGAATTTTAGAGAATACTACATTGATCTGCGTTTCTTTTTCATAGTGTAGTTCCCCAACATTGCCTTTTGACGGATTGGCGTCTGAACCTGCTTTATAATTACCAATACCATCTATGCTGAAACTACAGTTGCTATATTTACCAATATTACCTGCACCCGCTTCGAACAAGGCTTCCTTTACACCATTGGCATTTTCGAGAGGAACGTAAGTAGTAAGTTTTTTGAGTGTTCCCTTCTGGGAAATCAAAATTTTAGAATTCGAAATACCAAGTACTTGGCATATTTTAGCACTTACACCCTGCGGAACATTATCGAGTGCGGTATGCATACTGTAAATTGCAATATCGTTTCGAATGGCCTTTAACACTACACGTTCTACGTATGTGCGCCCGGTTATTTTTTTGAGTCCTGAAAAAATAATAGGGTGAAAGCTTACAATTAGATTACACCGGTTCGCAATAGCCTCGTCAATAACGCTTTCCAAAGTGTCTAAAGTCACCAAAACTCCAGTTACCTCTGAATTTGGGTTACCGACCAAAAGCCCAACATTATCAAAATCTTCAGCATAGCCCAGTGGCGCCAGCTCTTCTAAAACGGTACTAACTTCTTTTACGGTCATATAGGTTTTTCTGCTGTCTAAAGATAAAATATTATAATTTCGCCTTAATGCAAGTACTTAGAAAAATTCTATTTCCGGTCTCGATTGTTTATGCATTTGTAGTACATCTGCGCAATTACTTCTATGATAAAGGTTTTTTTAGTTCTAAATCATATCGAACACCTACTGTTTGCATAGGTAACTTAAGCGTAGGCGGCACCGGAAAAACGCCTATGATCGAGTTTTTGATTTCTAAACTTAAAAATGATTACAAGGTGGCCATGTTGAGTAGGGGGTACATGCGAAAGTCGAAGGGCTTTGTTCTGGCCAATAATATTAGTAGCGTTGAAGATTTAGGTGATGAACCTTTTCAGATTTTCAATAAGTTTTCTGAAGTAGCTGTTGCTGTCGATGCTAACAGACGAAATGGTATTGAACATTTA
This window harbors:
- a CDS encoding dinuclear metal center YbgI/SA1388 family protein; this encodes MTVKEVSTVLEELAPLGYAEDFDNVGLLVGNPNSEVTGVLVTLDTLESVIDEAIANRCNLIVSFHPIIFSGLKKITGRTYVERVVLKAIRNDIAIYSMHTALDNVPQGVSAKICQVLGISNSKILISQKGTLKKLTTYVPLENANGVKEALFEAGAGNIGKYSNCSFSIDGIGNYKAGSDANPSKGNVGELHYEKETQINVVFSKIHQSKIINALLDSHPYEEVAYEISTLDNTDQNIGIGMVGTLNEPIDEIEFLEHVKRKMNSSAIRHSQLLGKQIKKVAVLGGSGAFAIEAAISAGADVYITSDIKYHEFYKAENKIVIADIGHYETEQFTKNLLVDYLTKKIPNFAVRLSESKTNPIKYL